A stretch of the Polaribacter pacificus genome encodes the following:
- a CDS encoding acyl-CoA carboxylase subunit beta: protein MDLNFNKNEDYNKMLASDLRQRLVKVKLGGGQKRIDKHHAAGKMTARERIDYLLDKGSKSIEIAAFAGDDMYAEHGGCPSGGVVVKIGYIQEKQCIVVANDATVKAGAWFPITGKKNLRAQEIAIENKLPIIYLVDSAGVYLPLQDEIFPDKEHFGRIFRNNAIMSSMGITQIAAVMGSCVAGGAYLPIMSDEALIVEKTGSIFLAGSYLVKAAVGENIDNETLGGATTHCEISGVTDYKAKDDKDALDKIRNIVDKIGDYNKAGFSKKPAIAPKENPDDIFGILPKARNEQYDMLDIIKRLVDNSEFEQYKEGYGKTILTGYARIDGWAVGIVANQRKLVKTKKGEMQFGGVIYNDSADKATRFIANCNQKKIPLVFLQDVTGFMVGSKSEHGGIIKDGAKMVNAVSNSVVPKFTIVIGNSYGAGNYAMCGKAYDPRLIVAWPSAELAVMSGNSAAKVLLQIETASLKKKGEVITPEKEAEMFEKIKSRYDHQISPYYAAARIWTDAVINPLDTRTWISMGIEAANHAPIEKQFNMGVLQV, encoded by the coding sequence ATGGATCTAAACTTCAATAAAAACGAAGACTATAATAAAATGCTTGCTTCTGACTTAAGACAGCGCTTGGTAAAAGTAAAACTAGGTGGTGGTCAAAAGAGAATTGACAAGCATCATGCTGCTGGAAAAATGACCGCAAGAGAGCGTATTGACTATTTATTAGACAAAGGTTCTAAATCAATAGAAATCGCAGCCTTTGCAGGAGACGACATGTATGCAGAACACGGAGGATGCCCTTCTGGAGGTGTTGTTGTAAAAATTGGTTATATCCAAGAGAAACAATGCATCGTGGTTGCCAATGATGCAACTGTAAAAGCAGGCGCTTGGTTTCCAATTACCGGAAAAAAGAACCTTAGAGCACAAGAGATCGCCATAGAAAATAAGCTACCTATTATTTATTTGGTAGATTCTGCTGGAGTCTATCTACCTCTACAGGATGAAATCTTTCCAGACAAAGAACATTTTGGTCGCATCTTTAGAAACAATGCCATAATGAGCAGCATGGGAATTACCCAAATTGCCGCGGTTATGGGAAGCTGTGTAGCAGGAGGCGCTTACTTACCTATTATGAGTGATGAAGCCCTAATAGTTGAAAAAACAGGAAGCATCTTTTTAGCTGGAAGCTATTTGGTAAAAGCAGCTGTAGGTGAAAACATCGATAATGAAACTTTAGGTGGGGCAACTACTCATTGTGAAATTTCTGGTGTTACAGATTACAAGGCTAAAGATGATAAAGACGCATTGGATAAAATTAGAAACATCGTAGATAAAATTGGTGATTACAACAAAGCAGGGTTTAGTAAAAAACCAGCAATAGCCCCTAAAGAAAACCCTGATGATATTTTTGGAATCTTACCAAAGGCTAGAAACGAGCAATATGATATGCTAGACATAATCAAGCGCCTGGTTGATAACTCTGAATTTGAACAATATAAAGAAGGCTACGGAAAAACCATCCTAACTGGCTATGCTAGAATTGACGGCTGGGCAGTAGGCATAGTAGCCAACCAACGTAAATTGGTAAAAACAAAAAAAGGAGAAATGCAGTTTGGAGGAGTTATCTATAATGACTCCGCAGATAAAGCCACTCGTTTTATTGCCAATTGCAATCAAAAGAAAATTCCTTTGGTTTTCTTGCAAGATGTTACCGGCTTTATGGTTGGCAGCAAATCAGAACACGGAGGTATTATTAAAGATGGAGCAAAAATGGTGAATGCCGTTAGCAACTCTGTGGTACCAAAATTCACCATCGTTATCGGAAATTCTTACGGAGCAGGAAATTACGCTATGTGTGGAAAAGCCTATGATCCAAGATTAATTGTTGCTTGGCCAAGTGCAGAGCTAGCAGTAATGAGTGGAAACTCTGCTGCAAAAGTACTATTGCAAATAGAAACCGCATCTTTAAAAAAGAAAGGAGAAGTAATTACTCCAGAAAAAGAGGCAGAAATGTTTGAAAAGATCAAATCTAGATATGATCATCAAATATCGCCATATTATGCAGCTGCTAGAATTTGGACAGACGCAGTTATCAATCCTTTAGACACTCGAACATGGATTTCTATGGGGATAGAAGCCGCAAATCACGCTCCTATTGAAAAGCAATTTAACATGGGAGTTTTACAAGTTTAA